The Juglans microcarpa x Juglans regia isolate MS1-56 chromosome 8S, Jm3101_v1.0, whole genome shotgun sequence genome has a window encoding:
- the LOC121245029 gene encoding uncharacterized protein LOC121245029 yields MCSSKAKVTVGIDAIPTPTVARINGRPVLQPTCNLVPRLERRNSLKKASPTPSPLAPPPPLPTSATSPNTKALLTPPISPKLKSPRPPAVKRGNDPNGLSLSAEKIVIPKVSTKTPTLERKKSKSFKGIIYGDGAAVSCVGVSPLVEASLSYSSSLITESPGSIAAGRREQMALIQAQRKMRIAHYGRSKSEKFEKVVPFDSSRDITTKNSEEEKRCSFITPNSDPIYVAYHDEEWGVPVHDDKMLLELLVLSGAQVGSDWSSILKRRQDFRNAFSGFDAETIAKLSDKQMMSISSEYGIDISRVRGVVDNSNRILELKKEFGSFDKYIWGFVNHKPISTQYKAGHKIPVKTSKSESISKDMVRRNFRFVGPTVVHSFMQAAGLTNDHLITCHRHLQCSLMAATCRAAKEPADL; encoded by the exons ATGTGCAGCTCCAAGGCCAAAGTGACTGTTGGCATTGATGCCATTCCAACCCCCACTGTTGCTAGAATCAATGGCAGGCCGGTGCTTCAACCCACCTGTAATCTTGTTCCTAGATTGGAAAGGCGTAACTCATTGAAGAAAGCGTCCCCAACACCTTCCCCTCtggcaccaccaccacctctgCCAACTTCTGCTACTAGTCCTAATACCAAGGCTTTGCTAACACCTCCTATCTCTCCAAAGTTGAAATCCCCGAGACCACCTGCAGTTAAGCGAGGGAATGACCCCAATGGCTTGAGTTTGAGTGCAGAGAAGATTGTCATCCCAAAAGTTTCCACCAAAACTCCCACTTTAGAGAGGAAGAAGTCGAAAAGTTTCAAGGGTATTATTTATGGTGATGGAGCTGCAGTGAGTTGTGTTGGGGTTTCTCCTCTTGTGGAGGCATCCTTGAGTTACTCTTCATCTTTGATCACTGAGTCTCCAGGAAGCATTGCTGCGGGGAGGAGGGAACAAATGGCTCTGATACAGGCTCAGAGAAAGATGAGAATTGCCCATTATGGAAGATCAAAGTctgaaaagtttgagaaagtggTTCCCTTCGATTCTTCGAGAGATATCACAACAAAAAACagtgaagaagagaagagatgCAGTTTTATCACTCCCAATTCAG ATCCCATCTATGTCGCTTACCATGATGAAGAATGGGGAGTTCCTGTCCATGATGACAA GATGTTGCTTGAATTGTTGGTCTTAAGTGGTGCTCAGGTTGGTTCAGATTGGAGCTCAATCTTGAAAAGACGCCAAGATTTCAG GAATGCATTTTCAGGATTTGATGCAGAAACTATTGCCAAGTTGAGTGATAAACAAATGATGTCAATTAGTTCAGAATATGGCATTGACATAAGCCGAGTTAGGGGCGTCGTCGACAACTCTAACCGAATTCTTGAG CTCAAGAAAGAGTTTGGGTCATTTGACAAGTATATCTGGGGGTTTGTCAATCACAAGCCAATCTCCACTCAATACAAAGCAGGCCACAAAATCCCTGTGAAGACATCAAAATCAGAGAGCATTAGCAAAGACATGGTGAGGAGGAACTTCAGGTTCGTTGGTCCGACTGTAGTTCATTCGTTTATGCAAGCCGCCGGCCTCACCAACGACCACCTGATCACTTGCCACAGGCACCTCCAGTGTTCCTTGATGGCAGCCACCTGCCGCGCCGCCAAAGAACCGGCTGATCTATAG